One Streptomyces lincolnensis genomic region harbors:
- a CDS encoding dienelactone hydrolase family protein translates to MTTITTRTVEYPADGLTMIGHLALPAGVDRRPAVLLGPEGTGLSDVERRRADALAELGYIALAFDLHGGRYLSDPEEMLARCMPLLSDPDRMRSIGHAALDVLRTEPRTDPDRIAAVGYGTGGAVGLELGRDGVNLRAIGTVNALTTGRPGEAARIRCPVWAGVGSEDPIMPPAQRNAFAAEMQAAGVDWRLAVYGGALHAFHHPPVDHPTVPGVGYHPQHARRAWRDVVDLLAECLPVTEELGA, encoded by the coding sequence ATGACGACGATTACGACGCGTACGGTCGAGTACCCGGCCGACGGTCTGACGATGATCGGGCACCTCGCGCTCCCGGCCGGTGTCGACCGCCGGCCCGCAGTGCTGCTCGGACCAGAGGGCACGGGGCTCAGCGACGTCGAGCGCCGCCGGGCCGATGCTCTCGCCGAACTGGGATACATAGCGCTGGCCTTCGACCTTCACGGCGGGCGCTATTTGAGCGACCCCGAGGAGATGCTGGCCCGTTGCATGCCACTGCTCTCCGATCCCGACCGGATGCGGAGCATCGGCCATGCAGCGCTCGACGTGTTGCGCACCGAACCGCGGACCGACCCCGACCGGATCGCCGCCGTCGGCTACGGCACCGGAGGCGCTGTCGGGCTGGAACTCGGGCGCGACGGCGTCAACCTGCGCGCGATCGGCACAGTCAACGCACTGACCACGGGCCGACCGGGCGAGGCGGCGCGTATTCGCTGCCCGGTGTGGGCCGGGGTCGGGTCGGAAGACCCGATCATGCCGCCCGCGCAACGGAACGCGTTCGCCGCTGAGATGCAGGCCGCGGGCGTCGACTGGCGCCTCGCGGTCTACGGCGGCGCCTTGCACGCCTTCCACCACCCGCCGGTCGACCACCCCACGGTCCCCGGCGTCGGCTACCACCCGCAGCACGCGCGGCGAGCCTGGCGCGACGTCGTCGACCTACTCGCCGAGTGCCTGCCCGTGACGGAGGAGCTGGGAGCATGA
- a CDS encoding maleylpyruvate isomerase N-terminal domain-containing protein yields the protein MSDRLSPADLPNMAAALRAERAEMLNFTSSLTDDEWTAPSAAAGWRIADVVAHIGATARSFHTPTGLRMIFATSLDRVNEDSVDRRRDWSRAKVMAECQRAGRRATTLLDVVRRTPAARVRVPLAETRSPPPGSTDPCRPPMRPCSRMVL from the coding sequence ATGAGCGACCGCCTGTCCCCCGCCGACCTGCCGAACATGGCCGCCGCCCTCCGCGCCGAACGCGCCGAGATGCTGAACTTCACCAGCAGCCTCACCGACGACGAATGGACCGCGCCCAGCGCCGCAGCCGGATGGCGCATCGCCGACGTCGTCGCCCACATCGGTGCGACGGCGCGGAGCTTCCACACGCCCACCGGGCTGCGCATGATCTTCGCCACCAGTCTTGACCGAGTGAACGAGGACTCCGTCGACCGACGGCGGGACTGGAGCCGCGCCAAGGTGATGGCCGAGTGCCAGCGCGCCGGTCGGCGAGCCACCACGCTCCTCGACGTCGTCAGACGCACGCCCGCCGCCCGAGTACGGGTACCGCTGGCCGAAACTCGGTCGCCACCCCCTGGGTCGACCGACCCGTGCCGCCCACCGATGCGGCCCTGTTCTCGTATGGTGCTGTGA
- a CDS encoding helix-turn-helix transcriptional regulator: MDGTKEISDFLRSRRAGITPEDAGLPSDGRVRRVPGLRRDEVARLAGVSTEYYTRLEQGRAGNPSAEVVEAISRTLRLDETEREHFTDLLRHGTRTVRRAPTRAQQVRPGLHLMLETLDQVPAFILGRRTDVLASNRLARVVLTDFDALPATRRNLARYYLLDPRARERVGDWERIAAETVAILRFEAGRYPHDRQLADLVGELTLQSPEFTGWWNDHRVLRRTHGAKHYYHHLVGDLHFSYESFQAPGDAEQTLCVYNVEPGSETAQALQVLASWTAPEITTPETRRPS; this comes from the coding sequence ATGGATGGGACGAAGGAAATCTCTGACTTTCTGCGTTCACGGCGCGCGGGCATCACCCCGGAAGACGCAGGACTGCCCTCCGACGGACGCGTACGCCGTGTACCGGGCCTGCGCAGGGACGAGGTGGCCCGCCTGGCCGGCGTGAGCACGGAGTACTACACGCGTCTGGAGCAGGGGCGAGCGGGCAACCCCTCCGCCGAGGTCGTCGAAGCGATCTCCCGCACGCTGCGCCTTGACGAGACCGAACGCGAACACTTCACCGACCTGCTGCGGCACGGCACCCGGACCGTACGCCGCGCGCCGACCAGGGCCCAGCAGGTCCGGCCGGGGCTGCACCTGATGCTGGAGACCCTCGACCAGGTCCCGGCCTTCATCCTGGGCCGCCGCACCGACGTGCTGGCCTCCAACCGGCTCGCCAGGGTCGTCCTCACCGACTTCGACGCCCTGCCCGCCACCCGCCGCAATCTGGCCCGCTACTACCTCCTGGACCCGCGGGCCCGTGAGCGCGTGGGCGACTGGGAACGGATCGCCGCGGAGACGGTGGCCATCCTCCGGTTCGAGGCAGGCCGCTACCCCCACGACCGACAGCTCGCCGACCTCGTCGGTGAACTCACCCTCCAGTCCCCCGAGTTCACCGGCTGGTGGAACGACCACCGCGTGCTGCGCCGTACCCACGGAGCCAAGCACTACTACCACCACCTCGTCGGCGACCTGCACTTCTCCTACGAGTCCTTCCAGGCCCCCGGCGACGCGGAACAAACCCTGTGCGTCTACAACGTCGAACCGGGCTCCGAAACCGCGCAGGCCCTGCAGGTCCTGGCCAGCTGGACCGCACCCGAGATCACGACACCTGAGACCCGGCGCCCCAGCTGA
- a CDS encoding VOC family protein — MYVTLYVTDQDRALEFYTQGLGLEKRIDYPGPEGRFLTVGVPDSPVQIILWSQAAGAGQPVGVPGPLILESDDLRKDFEVMRRRGVTFDESEPQEYPFGLRLEAVDPDGNRVSLRQPRKP, encoded by the coding sequence ATGTACGTGACGCTCTACGTCACCGATCAGGACCGCGCGCTGGAGTTCTACACCCAGGGACTCGGCCTGGAAAAGCGGATCGACTACCCAGGGCCCGAGGGACGTTTCCTCACTGTCGGCGTCCCCGACAGCCCGGTGCAGATCATCCTGTGGTCGCAGGCGGCGGGCGCGGGGCAGCCGGTCGGCGTGCCCGGTCCGCTGATCCTCGAATCCGACGACTTGCGAAAGGACTTCGAGGTCATGCGCCGACGCGGTGTCACCTTCGACGAGTCCGAACCGCAGGAGTATCCGTTCGGGCTCCGCCTCGAGGCGGTGGACCCGGACGGCAACCGGGTCTCGCTCCGTCAGCCGCGAAAGCCGTGA
- a CDS encoding SDR family oxidoreductase, whose product MTTNTTPRPLAGRVAVVTGASSGIGEASAEQLASLGARVVVLARRADRLADLVSRIEKEGGSAVAIAADVTDAVAVQRAADRVEAEFGGADLLLNNAGVMLPAPVEELATDQWKQQIDLNITGLMNAIGAFTPQLVKAAAELGVADLINTSSIAAQNIFPNFAVYSATKAYVTHLSRHLRVELGAKNVRVSALEPGIVGTELQSHVTDQGARDWLADSKDAMEWLTAQDVAETVGFIASLPPRVNLQQVTIMPTGQAS is encoded by the coding sequence ATGACCACGAACACCACCCCCCGCCCTCTGGCCGGTCGCGTCGCCGTCGTCACCGGCGCCTCCAGTGGCATCGGCGAGGCTTCCGCCGAGCAGCTGGCGTCCCTGGGCGCCCGCGTCGTCGTCCTGGCGCGGCGTGCCGACCGGCTGGCGGACCTGGTCTCCCGGATCGAGAAGGAGGGCGGCAGCGCGGTGGCGATTGCCGCCGACGTGACCGACGCCGTCGCGGTGCAACGCGCCGCCGACCGGGTGGAGGCAGAGTTCGGCGGTGCTGACCTGCTCCTGAACAATGCCGGAGTCATGCTTCCCGCTCCGGTCGAGGAACTGGCGACCGACCAGTGGAAGCAGCAGATCGACCTGAACATCACCGGCCTGATGAACGCGATCGGCGCCTTCACACCGCAGTTGGTCAAGGCCGCCGCCGAGCTCGGTGTGGCCGACCTGATCAACACTTCCTCGATCGCGGCGCAGAACATCTTCCCGAACTTCGCCGTCTACTCCGCCACAAAGGCGTACGTCACCCACCTCTCCCGTCACCTGCGGGTCGAGCTGGGCGCGAAGAACGTCCGCGTCTCGGCGCTCGAGCCGGGCATCGTCGGCACCGAGCTGCAGAGCCACGTCACCGACCAGGGCGCCCGGGACTGGCTGGCCGACTCCAAGGATGCGATGGAGTGGCTCACGGCGCAGGACGTCGCGGAAACCGTCGGCTTCATCGCCTCGCTGCCGCCGCGGGTGAACCTCCAGCAGGTCACCATCATGCCCACCGGCCAGGCTTCCTGA
- a CDS encoding sigma-70 family RNA polymerase sigma factor, which produces MTTHPPGFVAEAFEAQRDRLRAVAYRVLGSHADAEDVVQEAWMRLARQDEAAIGNLAGWLTTVVGRLSLDLLRSRRAHPETAYEQEFANLVVTPDDDPAPDEQVALADSVGLALLVVLDSLTPSERLAFVLHDMFAVPFQEIGQILGKSADATKMVASRARRKVRATDRPAGPGREHRQVVQAFSAAALSGDFEALLRVLDPNVKLTVDTPDGKVVTLGATKVASGARMFSGKAARQRPVLINGVPGHMSWRPDGSPLSIIAFTVTEGRITGIRIVIDPAKLASIQLPAPA; this is translated from the coding sequence GTGACCACCCACCCGCCCGGCTTCGTCGCCGAGGCCTTCGAAGCCCAGCGCGATCGGCTGCGCGCCGTCGCGTACCGCGTGCTGGGCTCGCACGCCGACGCCGAGGACGTGGTCCAGGAAGCCTGGATGCGCCTCGCCCGCCAGGACGAGGCGGCGATCGGCAACCTGGCGGGGTGGCTGACCACGGTGGTTGGCCGCCTCAGCCTGGACCTTCTGAGATCCCGCCGAGCTCATCCCGAAACCGCCTACGAGCAAGAGTTCGCGAACCTCGTAGTAACACCGGACGACGACCCCGCGCCGGACGAGCAGGTGGCGTTGGCCGACTCCGTGGGCCTGGCCCTGCTCGTCGTGCTCGACTCGCTCACCCCGAGCGAACGCCTGGCGTTCGTCCTGCACGACATGTTCGCGGTCCCGTTCCAGGAAATAGGCCAGATCCTGGGCAAATCTGCCGACGCCACGAAGATGGTCGCCAGCCGCGCCCGCCGCAAGGTCCGAGCCACGGACCGGCCGGCGGGCCCTGGCCGTGAGCACCGACAGGTCGTCCAGGCGTTCAGCGCTGCTGCTCTCAGTGGCGACTTCGAAGCGCTCCTGCGCGTCCTCGACCCGAACGTGAAACTGACCGTCGACACCCCCGACGGCAAGGTGGTCACCCTCGGCGCCACCAAGGTCGCCTCCGGCGCCCGCATGTTCTCCGGCAAGGCGGCCCGCCAACGGCCCGTCCTGATCAACGGTGTCCCCGGCCACATGTCCTGGCGCCCCGACGGAAGTCCTCTGTCCATCATCGCCTTCACCGTCACCGAAGGCCGGATCACCGGCATCCGCATCGTCATCGACCCGGCCAAACTCGCCTCGATCCAACTGCCCGCCCCAGCTTGA
- a CDS encoding ADP-ribosylglycohydrolase family protein, whose protein sequence is MKRIQRAAGAIVGSAVGDALGGPFEFGPQGAFSTRFPTPGGGGEMCGGGGWDPGEATDDTQMAVLVGESLLERGGLDLPDIFARFQRWAAAEPKDIGLQTEDVLTNGMPWDLAAAIHFQVNQRAAGNGSLMRASTSAVHCAAAGREATMDAARRIAALTHGDRAAWEGTAIFHELIRLTFEDTDPLTALPDILALVHPDHRGRYATVLAPDWHPDQATEFNGAVWPCLGSAVWALRTTTSFQEAIRAAIDLGGDTDTVAAVTGGLAGAYYGLDAIPAHWTQPLHVPLPGFDGRVLHLADLLHLAHRLETTHAGDLPAGSL, encoded by the coding sequence ATGAAGCGGATCCAGCGGGCTGCCGGCGCGATCGTCGGTTCAGCGGTGGGTGACGCCCTGGGCGGCCCCTTCGAGTTCGGTCCCCAAGGAGCGTTCTCCACGCGGTTTCCCACGCCTGGTGGCGGGGGCGAGATGTGCGGAGGCGGTGGCTGGGACCCCGGCGAGGCCACTGACGACACGCAGATGGCCGTCCTGGTCGGGGAGTCGCTGTTGGAGCGGGGCGGGCTGGATCTGCCGGACATCTTCGCCCGCTTCCAGCGGTGGGCGGCAGCAGAACCGAAGGACATCGGCTTGCAGACCGAAGACGTCCTGACCAACGGCATGCCCTGGGACCTCGCCGCCGCCATCCATTTCCAGGTCAACCAACGAGCAGCGGGAAACGGCTCCTTGATGCGGGCATCGACCTCCGCGGTCCACTGCGCGGCCGCAGGCCGGGAAGCCACCATGGACGCGGCCCGCCGCATCGCCGCCCTCACCCACGGTGACCGCGCGGCCTGGGAAGGCACCGCGATCTTCCACGAACTCATCCGCCTCACGTTCGAGGACACCGACCCCCTCACCGCGCTCCCGGACATCCTGGCTCTTGTCCACCCCGACCATCGTGGCCGCTACGCCACCGTCCTCGCACCCGACTGGCACCCCGATCAGGCCACCGAGTTCAACGGCGCCGTCTGGCCCTGCCTCGGCTCCGCCGTCTGGGCCCTGCGCACCACCACCAGCTTCCAAGAGGCGATACGCGCGGCGATCGACCTCGGCGGTGACACGGACACCGTCGCCGCAGTGACCGGCGGCCTCGCGGGGGCGTACTACGGGCTGGATGCGATTCCCGCCCACTGGACCCAGCCGCTCCACGTACCCCTCCCGGGCTTTGACGGACGGGTACTGCACCTGGCAGATCTGCTCCACCTTGCACATCGCCTCGAAACCACTCACGCCGGTGATCTGCCAGCTGGCAGCCTGTGA
- a CDS encoding TetR/AcrR family transcriptional regulator, with amino-acid sequence MTTKAKQSPRERLLEATATLTYRNGVGIGVEALCKAAGVSKRSLYQLFESKGELLAASLEEHASAYAAGALPSADDDRSPRERILHVFEHVELQADTPEFQGCRYLAVQIELKDRSHPASQVAHRIKANLTAFFRAEAEQGGASDPDLLARQLILVFDGASARAGIGADNLTGLVVPTVAALLDTAGMG; translated from the coding sequence GTGACCACCAAGGCGAAGCAAAGTCCCCGGGAGCGGCTGCTGGAGGCTACAGCCACGCTCACCTACCGAAACGGTGTCGGCATCGGCGTCGAGGCACTGTGCAAGGCGGCGGGAGTGTCCAAGCGCTCCCTGTACCAGCTGTTCGAGAGCAAGGGCGAACTGCTGGCAGCCAGCCTGGAGGAACACGCCTCCGCCTATGCGGCGGGGGCCCTGCCCTCGGCGGACGACGACCGTTCACCCCGCGAGCGGATCCTGCACGTCTTCGAGCACGTGGAACTGCAGGCGGATACGCCTGAGTTCCAGGGCTGCCGGTACCTGGCCGTGCAGATCGAGCTGAAGGACCGGAGTCACCCCGCGAGCCAGGTTGCCCACCGGATCAAGGCGAACCTGACAGCCTTCTTCCGCGCCGAGGCCGAACAGGGCGGGGCGAGCGATCCCGACCTGCTGGCCCGGCAGCTGATCCTGGTCTTCGACGGCGCCAGCGCCCGCGCGGGAATCGGCGCCGACAACCTGACCGGGCTCGTCGTGCCCACCGTGGCCGCCCTGCTCGATACGGCAGGCATGGGCTGA
- a CDS encoding TetR/AcrR family transcriptional regulator — translation MPQKPAPLREQTRSVVRALLARTALELFAAKGYDDTTLEEIAAAAGVSKRTLFNYFRSKEDLALNGLAEQGELIAARLAERPADEDPWTSLRAAFQALEEIDVTAERRLEIITLLFGNESLRAGHAEKQARWQELFAPLIEPRLPDSDHRTLEARAIAAAAITCLQTAIEEWMRLGGQVDQFDLYDAAVQAIRRPASPPEKTTT, via the coding sequence ATGCCTCAGAAACCCGCACCTCTCCGTGAGCAGACCCGCTCGGTGGTTCGCGCGCTCCTCGCCCGGACCGCCCTCGAACTGTTCGCCGCCAAGGGGTACGACGACACGACGCTCGAGGAGATCGCCGCCGCGGCGGGTGTCTCCAAACGGACCCTGTTCAACTACTTCCGCAGCAAGGAAGACCTCGCGCTCAACGGTCTGGCCGAGCAGGGGGAGCTGATCGCCGCGCGGCTCGCCGAGCGCCCGGCCGACGAGGATCCGTGGACGTCGTTGCGTGCCGCGTTCCAGGCGCTTGAGGAGATCGACGTCACGGCCGAGCGCCGGCTCGAGATCATCACGCTGCTGTTCGGCAATGAATCCCTGCGCGCCGGCCACGCCGAGAAGCAGGCCCGCTGGCAGGAGTTGTTCGCACCGCTCATCGAGCCGCGACTGCCCGACTCCGACCACCGCACCCTGGAGGCGCGCGCGATCGCGGCCGCGGCGATCACCTGCCTTCAGACAGCAATAGAAGAGTGGATGCGCCTGGGCGGACAGGTCGACCAGTTCGACCTGTACGACGCGGCCGTGCAGGCGATCCGCCGCCCCGCCTCACCGCCAGAGAAGACAACGACATGA
- a CDS encoding MFS transporter encodes MPSASANYRTLLRTSGAAAFFLPAAVGRLGIAMTGIGIVWLVHARTGSYAAAGLVTGGFAVADAVAGPQLGRLVDRFGQVRVLPCALVAHAGAVALLLAGAVPDLVAGVLVGATLPQLGALSAARWSALLSGERGAALPTAFALEALVNGGSYMAGPALVSVLGAAGHPNAGVLLAAVLVVGGGLALAAQRLTMPPLTGHAERRHAGRALLRPAFLRQVALGLTLGVFFGAMQVSVAAYAVGRGTPDAAALLYFSSNCTNLVGGWAYGAWRHNGSPRRHQAAAAACLTLASLPLTVLDAPLAIGATLALTGLAVPVLLILTSVLTQSSVPRAVLTQAFTWGNSASAAGSAAAAAVAGRVVDAGGAHGGFGVAAGAAGAMTVLALGGRRRPRELSK; translated from the coding sequence GTGCCTTCGGCTTCGGCGAACTACCGCACTTTGCTGCGCACTTCGGGTGCCGCGGCCTTCTTCCTTCCCGCCGCTGTCGGGCGTCTGGGCATCGCCATGACGGGCATCGGCATCGTCTGGCTGGTACACGCGCGCACCGGATCGTATGCCGCTGCGGGTCTCGTCACCGGCGGGTTCGCTGTTGCGGACGCTGTCGCCGGGCCCCAACTCGGGCGCCTTGTCGACCGGTTCGGGCAGGTGCGGGTGCTCCCCTGCGCGCTGGTCGCACATGCCGGGGCCGTGGCGCTGCTGCTCGCCGGCGCCGTTCCGGACCTCGTCGCCGGAGTGCTCGTCGGGGCGACGCTGCCCCAGCTCGGTGCCCTGTCCGCCGCTCGCTGGTCCGCCCTGCTGTCCGGCGAACGGGGTGCCGCGCTGCCCACCGCCTTCGCCCTGGAGGCCCTCGTCAACGGCGGGTCCTACATGGCCGGCCCGGCCCTGGTGAGCGTCCTCGGTGCGGCGGGCCACCCGAATGCCGGGGTGCTGCTCGCCGCCGTACTCGTCGTCGGCGGCGGGCTCGCCCTCGCCGCCCAGCGCCTCACCATGCCACCCCTCACCGGCCACGCGGAGCGCCGGCACGCCGGACGCGCCCTGCTCCGCCCCGCATTCCTGCGGCAGGTCGCGCTCGGCCTCACGCTCGGGGTGTTCTTCGGCGCCATGCAAGTGTCCGTCGCCGCATACGCCGTCGGGCGCGGCACACCGGACGCGGCAGCCCTTCTCTACTTCTCCTCCAACTGCACCAATCTGGTGGGCGGCTGGGCCTACGGAGCATGGCGTCACAACGGTTCGCCCCGGCGCCACCAGGCCGCAGCAGCGGCCTGCCTCACCCTCGCGAGCCTCCCGCTGACCGTCCTCGACGCGCCCCTCGCGATCGGCGCCACCCTCGCCCTGACCGGACTCGCAGTCCCGGTCCTGCTGATCCTCACCTCCGTCCTCACCCAGTCGTCGGTGCCCCGCGCCGTCCTCACACAGGCGTTCACCTGGGGCAACTCTGCCAGCGCCGCAGGATCGGCAGCAGCCGCGGCGGTCGCGGGACGGGTGGTCGACGCGGGCGGTGCACACGGCGGCTTCGGCGTTGCGGCGGGGGCCGCGGGGGCGATGACGGTCCTGGCACTCGGCGGCCGCCGGCGCCCGCGAGAGCTCTCAAAGTGA
- a CDS encoding SDR family NAD(P)-dependent oxidoreductase, with amino-acid sequence MSKIDYRRQTVIVTGASSGLGAEFARQLARRGADLVLVARRADRLKDLADELTRAHGVTVTVVARDLGLPDAGRTLRAELESRGIHATGLVNNAGFGTHNALTDEDPDRLQSMIALNVSALVDLSRAYIDPLTSTDTGILINVASLLGFQPTPYLSVYGATKAFVLSFTESLWEENRDTGLRVLAVCPGATKTEFFDAAGSQSADYGTKRATPADVVKTALDTLDRRSAPPSVITNGRPLALASKFLPRRVTVRFMGRIARR; translated from the coding sequence ATGAGCAAAATCGACTATCGCCGTCAGACCGTCATCGTCACCGGGGCGAGCTCCGGGCTCGGCGCGGAATTCGCGCGCCAGTTGGCCCGCCGAGGCGCGGATCTCGTACTCGTCGCCCGCCGAGCGGACCGGCTCAAGGACCTGGCCGACGAACTCACCCGCGCCCACGGCGTCACGGTGACCGTCGTCGCCCGCGACCTCGGCCTGCCCGACGCCGGCCGCACACTGCGCGCCGAACTCGAATCCCGCGGCATCCACGCCACCGGACTCGTCAACAACGCCGGCTTCGGCACCCACAACGCCCTCACCGACGAGGACCCGGACCGCCTGCAGAGCATGATCGCGCTGAACGTCAGCGCACTGGTCGACCTCAGCCGCGCCTACATCGACCCGCTGACCTCCACCGACACCGGCATCCTGATCAACGTCGCCAGCCTGCTGGGCTTCCAGCCGACCCCGTACCTCAGCGTCTACGGCGCCACCAAGGCCTTCGTCCTCAGCTTCACCGAATCGCTGTGGGAAGAGAACCGCGACACCGGCCTACGCGTCCTCGCCGTGTGCCCCGGCGCCACGAAGACCGAGTTCTTCGACGCCGCCGGCAGCCAGTCGGCCGACTACGGCACGAAGCGAGCCACCCCTGCCGACGTCGTCAAGACGGCCCTCGACACGCTCGACCGCCGCTCCGCGCCCCCGTCGGTGATCACCAACGGCCGCCCGCTCGCCCTCGCCAGCAAGTTCCTGCCGCGCCGCGTGACCGTCCGGTTCATGGGCCGCATCGCCCGCCGTTAA
- a CDS encoding alpha/beta hydrolase family protein: protein MIPRQRRAVVTTLLTLALSAPLLSAAPAVSVNAAQIAPQVPYSSRLELPPPTGPYPVGRRTLHLVDRHRTDPWVPTAGNRELMVTVSYPARSASGLPATYMTDEEAQLLLAARGIDGVVPHETVAGARTHAHVGARPAPGHFPMVLLSPGFSMPRTTLTSIADDLASRGYVVASVDHTYESVGTAFPGGRTLTCVACQRVETKEERAAVVRGRVKDMSFVISELTKGRQAGALSHVIDPSRIGIGGHSIGGATAAATMTADRRVRAGVDLDGDFFVLPAAAGLGGRPFMMLGAESTHSPSSLSTDWPEAWKHLNGWKRWLTVVGAEHFSFTDLPYLAGQLGLSDPAIPLSGERGWYITRDYVSAFFDLHLRGISQPLLDGPKATHPEVAFQQP, encoded by the coding sequence ATGATCCCCAGACAACGCAGAGCCGTTGTGACCACTCTGCTAACCCTGGCCCTATCAGCGCCGCTCTTGAGCGCCGCACCGGCCGTGTCCGTCAACGCCGCGCAGATTGCGCCCCAAGTCCCGTACAGCAGCCGGTTAGAACTACCGCCCCCCACCGGTCCGTACCCCGTGGGCCGCCGCACCCTGCACTTGGTCGACCGGCACCGCACCGACCCATGGGTACCGACGGCCGGTAACCGGGAGCTGATGGTGACGGTCTCCTACCCAGCACGTTCGGCGAGTGGATTACCGGCGACATACATGACAGACGAGGAGGCGCAGCTCCTCTTGGCGGCGAGAGGAATCGACGGCGTCGTGCCCCACGAAACGGTAGCCGGGGCACGTACCCATGCGCACGTGGGCGCTCGTCCGGCGCCAGGGCATTTCCCCATGGTGCTGCTCTCCCCGGGCTTCTCGATGCCGCGCACCACCCTCACCTCGATCGCCGACGATCTCGCGAGCAGGGGCTACGTCGTCGCCTCGGTGGACCACACATACGAATCCGTCGGCACGGCCTTCCCTGGGGGCCGGACGCTGACCTGTGTGGCCTGTCAACGGGTCGAGACCAAGGAGGAGCGGGCGGCCGTCGTGCGCGGCCGGGTCAAAGACATGTCCTTCGTGATCAGCGAGTTGACCAAGGGCCGACAGGCCGGGGCGCTGTCGCATGTGATCGACCCAAGCCGGATCGGAATCGGCGGGCATTCGATCGGGGGTGCAACCGCGGCGGCAACCATGACCGCCGACCGTCGTGTGCGGGCGGGGGTTGACCTGGACGGTGACTTCTTTGTGCTCCCTGCTGCGGCCGGGCTCGGCGGGCGCCCGTTCATGATGCTCGGCGCCGAGTCCACGCACAGCCCCAGCAGCCTGTCGACCGACTGGCCTGAGGCGTGGAAACATCTGAACGGCTGGAAACGCTGGCTGACCGTGGTCGGCGCTGAACACTTCTCCTTCACGGACCTGCCGTATCTGGCCGGGCAGTTGGGCCTGTCGGACCCTGCCATACCGCTGTCCGGAGAACGCGGATGGTACATAACCCGCGACTACGTTTCAGCCTTCTTCGACCTCCACCTGCGGGGCATATCGCAGCCGCTCCTCGATGGTCCCAAAGCCACGCATCCTGAGGTCGCATTCCAGCAGCCGTGA